The following coding sequences lie in one Candidatus Eremiobacterota bacterium genomic window:
- a CDS encoding phenylacetic acid degradation operon negative regulatory protein PaaX — protein sequence MSTLAGRPVARPNSFIFTLYGDMVARLSSDGSLRISALIRLMATFGVSAAAVRQAVSRMTRQGWLVARREGNRAAYGVTDRGSQRIVELSPRIYGPVIGWDGRWRLLSYAIGEAHRKRRERLRKELSALGWAPLSPSTWISPSDTLGAARDAARATGTLDAVNLFTSEYRGPLSDRQLLERCWDVDAIAAAYREFVARYAPLLAQERARPGFSDEEAFVQRLWLVHDYRRFVYLDPGLPSELLPAQWPGTAAAALFRELYAALEVQSQRYFHLCAQQ from the coding sequence ATGTCAACCCTCGCTGGGCGCCCGGTTGCGCGTCCAAATTCCTTTATATTTACCCTCTACGGAGACATGGTCGCCCGCCTCTCGAGCGACGGGTCATTGCGGATCAGCGCCTTGATCCGCCTGATGGCGACGTTCGGCGTTTCGGCCGCCGCGGTAAGGCAGGCCGTTTCCCGCATGACGCGGCAGGGATGGCTCGTCGCCCGGCGCGAGGGCAACCGGGCAGCGTACGGGGTGACCGACCGCGGATCCCAGCGAATCGTCGAGCTGAGCCCGCGGATTTATGGGCCGGTCATCGGGTGGGATGGTCGCTGGCGCCTGCTCTCCTACGCGATCGGGGAGGCCCATCGAAAGCGTCGCGAACGGCTTCGCAAAGAGCTGAGCGCTCTGGGTTGGGCCCCGCTCTCACCGTCGACGTGGATCTCACCGTCCGACACCTTGGGCGCGGCGCGCGATGCGGCGCGCGCCACCGGCACTCTCGACGCGGTGAATCTTTTCACGAGCGAGTATCGCGGACCGTTGAGCGACCGCCAACTGCTTGAACGCTGCTGGGACGTGGATGCAATTGCCGCGGCCTACCGCGAGTTCGTCGCCCGCTACGCCCCCTTGCTCGCGCAAGAACGCGCACGTCCCGGCTTTAGCGACGAGGAGGCGTTCGTTCAGCGCCTTTGGCTCGTGCACGACTATCGCCGATTCGTCTACCTCGATCCCGGACTACCCAGCGAGCTGCTGCCCGCACAGTGGCCGGGCACCGCCGCGGC
- a CDS encoding phenylacetate-CoA oxygenase subunit PaaI, whose translation MNRISTFDDWVSMLDDWRRDIGLDRELMDRFMPGYRFEAKYGELPTPEIYFGDFKGDRRWERVREIPDQRMRDAVLNMVVYQGDTEFASNEQQRFLVNNAPTEYDLASLVRIMVEETRHGYQMCHLMVDHFGSEGKIEAQKMLERRAFGKKNRLLNAFNDDVTHWLDFFAYTNFMDRDGKFQLTMLSHSSFAPLAASMGPMLREESFHMGTGITGLRRIAKAGVIPVEIQQKYYNKWFSGSLDLFGTDHSGSAQWAYAWGIKGRVDEDKAAGELDKEHLNERARRQFYEEALATVARVNEVNSSETKFYLPDMRFNRKIGDYSGQRYSVDGRKLTQGEWEAYAPTVLPTQADEIELKEYFKDPNWIAPKGKLA comes from the coding sequence ATGAACCGAATTTCGACTTTTGACGACTGGGTTTCGATGCTTGACGACTGGCGGCGGGACATCGGTCTCGACCGTGAGCTGATGGATCGATTTATGCCCGGCTATCGCTTCGAGGCTAAGTACGGAGAGTTGCCCACCCCCGAGATTTACTTCGGCGACTTCAAAGGGGATCGGCGATGGGAGCGGGTGCGCGAAATTCCCGATCAGCGCATGCGCGACGCCGTGCTGAACATGGTCGTCTACCAGGGCGACACCGAGTTTGCTTCAAACGAGCAACAGCGATTTCTCGTCAATAACGCGCCCACCGAATACGATCTGGCCTCACTGGTGCGCATCATGGTCGAAGAGACGCGCCACGGGTATCAAATGTGCCACTTGATGGTCGATCACTTCGGCAGCGAGGGGAAGATCGAAGCACAGAAGATGCTGGAGCGCCGCGCCTTCGGAAAGAAGAACCGTCTGCTCAATGCTTTCAACGACGACGTCACGCACTGGCTGGATTTCTTCGCCTACACAAACTTTATGGATCGTGATGGGAAGTTTCAGCTCACGATGCTCTCGCATTCAAGCTTCGCGCCTCTCGCCGCGTCCATGGGGCCGATGCTTCGCGAAGAATCGTTTCACATGGGGACCGGCATCACGGGTCTGCGCCGCATCGCCAAGGCCGGAGTCATTCCGGTGGAGATCCAGCAGAAGTACTACAACAAGTGGTTCTCCGGGTCGCTCGATCTCTTTGGTACCGATCATTCAGGCTCGGCACAATGGGCGTATGCCTGGGGTATCAAAGGACGAGTCGATGAAGATAAAGCCGCCGGCGAGCTCGACAAGGAGCATCTCAACGAGCGCGCCCGCCGGCAATTTTACGAAGAAGCGTTGGCGACCGTTGCACGCGTGAACGAGGTCAACTCCAGCGAGACGAAGTTTTATCTTCCGGATATGCGTTTCAATCGAAAAATCGGAGATTACTCGGGTCAGCGGTATAGCGTCGACGGGCGAAAGCTGACTCAAGGCGAATGGGAAGCGTACGCACCCACCGTTCTTCCGACCCAAGCCGACGAGATCGAACTCAAAGAGTACTTCAAAGATCCCAACTGGATCGCACCAAAAGGAAAACTAGCATGA